Proteins from a genomic interval of Papaver somniferum cultivar HN1 chromosome 4, ASM357369v1, whole genome shotgun sequence:
- the LOC113274677 gene encoding pentatricopeptide repeat-containing protein At4g21190-like: MLSLRYSPAILLTKRLETIKTSRTPKSVIVCAAKGPRPRYPRVWKANKKIGTISKSKKFVDCIKELSNVKEEVYGALDSFIAWELEFPLITVKKALKTLEEEREWKRIIQVTKWMLSKGQGRTMGSYFTLLNALAHDDRIEEAEELWAKVFSENLEALPRIFFNKMISIYYSRDMHDKMFEIFADMEELGVKPNVAIVSMVGDVFQKLGMLDKYEKLSKKYPPPTWEYRYFKGKRVKIRAKNLKQFDEDQRRSREPHVRGNKLLGEGSVVEATELLSEESSAKNDGQLDEADEEPNEILNKSDEADQYLDEIDSDSGNIDNGRGISPS; encoded by the exons ATGCTAAGTTTGAGATATTCTCCAGCTATTCTTCTCACTAAAAGGTTGGAAACCATTAAAACTTCAAGGACACCAAAGAGTGTTATAGTATGTGCAGCAAAAGGGCCTCGGCCGAGGTACCCACGAGTATGGAAAGCTAACAAGAAGATTGGGACTATATCAAAATCCAAAAAGTTTGTTGATTGT ATAAAAGAGTTGTCAAATGTTAAAGAGGAAGTTTATGGTGCTCTTGATTCGTTTATAGCTTGGGAGTTGGAGTTCCCTTTGATTACAGTtaaaaaagctttgaaaacacTTGAAGAGGAAAGGGAGTGGAAGAGGATAATTCAG GTGACAAAATGGATGCTGAGCAAAGGTCAAGGAAGAACGATGGGGAGCTACTTTACATTATTGAATGCTCTGGCTCATGATGATAGAATTGAAGAAGCTGAGGAACTTTGGGCAAAAGTATTTTCAGAGAACTTAGAAGCGTTACCTCGgattttcttcaataaaatgaTTTCAATTTACTATAGCAGGGACATGCATGACAAGATGTTCGAG ATATTTGCAGATATGGAAGAGCTTGGTGTTAAACCAAATGTCGCTATTGTATCTATGGTAGGAGATGTATTTCAGAAGTTAGGAATGCTAGACAAATATGAAAAGTTAAGTAAGAAATATCCACCACCAACATGGGAATATCGATACTTCAAAGGGAAGCGTGTCAAGATCCGAGCAAAGAATCTAAAGCAATTTGATGAGGATCAGAGGCGTTCAAGGGAACCTCATGTGCGAGGCAACAAGCTTCTAGGTGAAGGATCTGTTGTGGAAGCTACAGAGCTTTTGAGTGAAGAATCGAGTGCGAAGAATGATGGGCAGTTGGATGAAGCGGACGAGGAACCTAATGAAATCCTGAATAAATCTGATGAAGCTGACCAGTATTTGGATGAAATTGACTCGGATTCGGGTAACATCGATAATGGACGTGGAATCAGCCCTTCTTGA